In Paraburkholderia flagellata, a genomic segment contains:
- a CDS encoding AraC family transcriptional regulator produces MTTDQKTVSNVLAQLSLRSAVEHGMSPHDFTRLTGITEAELAHPDGRIPAHKHIAMLNLLEPGYQASERLEIFSSYSFRAPISTLLAIVTNSPTLTKAFDQFLRYRVLIGNVDTVKVKRAGQTFEFEYVLDGAGRSSSSAFYNFLLLIRLAEQYNDDEPFPTQIELTGDAFAAVSQLSHLCGATVKFGQSRNRMLMNTGLADIPYRKYNEITENILCGQADADIRRFLLGHSFSSRIEDFVTKMIREAHAGLPFSNPMEEVCGRLGISRSTLHRRLQGEGTNFQAILSHARLEEARRLLPLADYSVAAVSDLLGFSSPSAFSRFFLENSGKSPSRYKLENCRF; encoded by the coding sequence ATGACGACCGATCAAAAGACCGTTTCAAACGTCCTTGCCCAGCTTTCACTCAGATCCGCAGTTGAACACGGCATGTCGCCGCACGATTTCACGCGCCTCACCGGCATAACGGAGGCCGAACTCGCCCATCCGGACGGGCGCATACCTGCTCACAAGCACATTGCGATGCTCAATCTGCTGGAGCCCGGCTACCAGGCTTCGGAGCGGCTCGAAATTTTTTCCAGTTATTCCTTTCGCGCGCCCATTAGCACGTTATTGGCCATCGTCACGAATAGCCCGACGCTCACGAAGGCCTTTGACCAGTTCCTGCGCTATCGGGTCTTGATCGGAAATGTCGATACGGTGAAGGTCAAGCGCGCTGGCCAGACATTCGAATTCGAGTACGTTCTGGACGGCGCGGGCAGAAGTTCATCGAGCGCCTTTTATAATTTTCTGCTGCTCATCCGGCTAGCCGAACAGTACAACGACGATGAGCCGTTCCCCACCCAGATCGAGCTGACTGGAGACGCATTTGCGGCCGTCTCTCAGCTATCGCACCTTTGCGGTGCGACGGTGAAGTTCGGACAAAGCCGCAACCGCATGCTGATGAACACCGGGTTGGCGGACATACCATATCGCAAGTACAACGAGATCACCGAAAACATTCTCTGCGGGCAGGCCGATGCCGATATCCGACGCTTTCTTCTCGGCCATTCCTTTTCTTCGAGGATCGAAGATTTCGTGACGAAGATGATTCGCGAGGCACATGCTGGCCTGCCATTTTCGAACCCCATGGAGGAAGTCTGCGGCCGCCTTGGCATTTCGCGCTCGACCCTGCACCGGCGCTTGCAGGGCGAAGGGACGAACTTCCAGGCGATCCTGTCCCACGCACGGCTCGAGGAAGCCAGGCGGTTGCTGCCACTGGCCGATTATTCGGTGGCCGCCGTGAGCGATCTTCTCGGCTTTTCTTCTCCCTCCGCGTTCTCGCGTTTCTTCCTCGAGAACAGCGGCAAGTCCCCTTCGCGCTACAAGCTCGAAAACTGCAGGTTCTAG
- a CDS encoding LysR family transcriptional regulator, producing MKTHQLNVLVTIADTGSIRAAARTLDLSPAALTRTIRDLEADLHVPLVNRSATGITFTEYGRALVVHARLVVAQIAQAEAEIDAMRRAPAGKLTVGVTPWVALAFLSETTRCFLDQMPDVQLEFYEGLAGVVQPKLRDGTIDFVIGRLAPVTVQSEFRHVPLFVTHSTVVARRGHPAAHARSLAELTDATWLLPWDAGSRDSHAHILFRRYGLAEPKRIHYVHSLAIALAQLADSDMLSIFPWPLVESDMVRERVCALPIGDDLEETSIGIISRRGQPMSSVAECFVQCLRNVISDGVRSSDPDRRRLFHAIEVVT from the coding sequence TTGAAAACTCATCAACTCAATGTGCTCGTCACGATCGCCGATACCGGCAGCATTCGCGCGGCAGCCCGCACGCTGGACCTGTCACCCGCTGCGTTGACCCGTACGATTCGCGATCTCGAAGCCGACTTGCACGTGCCGCTCGTCAATCGCAGCGCGACTGGAATCACCTTCACCGAGTACGGGCGCGCGCTCGTCGTGCATGCCCGGCTCGTCGTCGCGCAGATCGCACAGGCAGAGGCCGAAATCGACGCAATGCGACGCGCGCCGGCAGGCAAACTCACGGTGGGTGTGACGCCGTGGGTAGCACTCGCCTTCCTTTCGGAAACAACGCGCTGCTTCCTGGACCAGATGCCGGATGTTCAACTGGAGTTCTACGAAGGACTGGCTGGCGTCGTGCAGCCGAAGCTGCGCGACGGCACGATCGATTTCGTAATCGGGCGGCTGGCACCCGTCACAGTGCAATCGGAGTTCAGGCACGTGCCGCTTTTCGTCACGCATTCGACTGTCGTTGCACGCCGAGGGCATCCGGCGGCTCACGCACGCTCGCTTGCCGAACTCACCGACGCGACGTGGCTGCTGCCATGGGATGCGGGCAGCCGGGACAGTCATGCGCACATCCTGTTCAGGCGGTATGGCCTCGCCGAGCCGAAACGCATCCACTACGTCCACTCACTGGCAATCGCACTCGCTCAGTTGGCCGACTCGGACATGCTGAGCATCTTCCCGTGGCCGCTTGTTGAAAGCGACATGGTTCGCGAGCGGGTGTGTGCATTGCCGATCGGGGACGATCTCGAGGAAACGTCTATTGGCATTATTTCGCGCCGCGGACAACCGATGAGTTCCGTCGCGGAGTGCTTCGTTCAGTGCCTCAGGAACGTCATCAGCGATGGTGTCCGCTCGTCGGATCCAGATCGACGGCGGTTGTTTCATGCGATCGAAGTGGTCACTTGA
- a CDS encoding beta-glucosidase family protein, whose product MADRRAAVLVSQLTLDEKIQLVHGTGIPTVGLGGPFPSWVQGAGYIPGVSRLGIPPLATADSAGGVNVQNAHTTAFPAPIGLASSWNVALAGAYGARIARELRVLGYAEGLGGGVNLAREPRDGRTFEYMGEDPVLTGTMSAARTMGTQSQNVIATVKHYAMNDQETNRMTSNSVVDERTMRETELLAFEIAVREGHPGNVMCSYNLINGVYACQNPELLTTILKNEWGFKGKVQSDWTANHSTVASAMAGLDEEQPGDLGTAGAGFGIQSYFSSALKAAVQAGSVPVSRLNDMVFRKLRTMIALGVLDNPPTPGGSVDQTAGNRDALAVAHESIVLLKNGSASGSNQPVLPLAASGLHSIVVIGGHADVGVLSGGGSGGVPAADGNAVSGCQSGNPLLSTCATWYKSSPYSAIKAKAPQATVTFFDGTNAAAAASAAASADVAIVFATQWESEGTDLANLSLPDNKADPSNQLYDQNALINAVAAKAKRIIVVLENGSPITMPWLASVHGVVEAWYPGVQGGQAIADILFGDVNPSAKLPITFPRQEADLPQPTIDPNNLNVVYSEGLLMGYRWFDAKNIDPLFPFGYGLSYTTYSYSGLRTRTDHGGNVIATFTVANTGSRAGAEVAQVYATLPPGLGEPPQRLVGWAKVALRPGQSQQVNVVIPARRLATWNVTTHSWQVHGGSYEIRAASSSRDTNALSERVTVGDMH is encoded by the coding sequence ATCGCCGACCGGCGCGCGGCAGTGCTGGTATCCCAACTGACGCTCGACGAGAAGATCCAATTGGTGCACGGAACGGGCATTCCCACCGTCGGTCTGGGTGGCCCGTTTCCTTCGTGGGTGCAGGGCGCAGGTTACATCCCCGGCGTCAGCCGTCTGGGCATTCCCCCGTTGGCTACCGCGGATTCGGCTGGCGGCGTGAACGTGCAGAACGCGCATACCACGGCTTTTCCCGCACCGATCGGGCTCGCCTCGAGCTGGAACGTGGCGCTCGCGGGAGCCTACGGCGCGCGTATTGCGCGTGAGCTTCGCGTGCTCGGCTATGCGGAAGGACTGGGCGGCGGCGTCAACCTTGCACGCGAGCCGCGTGATGGCCGCACGTTCGAGTATATGGGCGAAGATCCCGTGCTGACCGGCACGATGAGCGCCGCCCGCACCATGGGAACGCAGTCGCAGAACGTGATCGCTACGGTGAAGCACTACGCGATGAACGACCAGGAAACGAACCGGATGACGAGTAATTCCGTGGTCGATGAGAGGACGATGCGGGAAACGGAGTTGCTCGCATTCGAAATTGCCGTGCGCGAGGGACATCCCGGCAACGTGATGTGCTCGTACAACCTGATCAACGGCGTGTATGCGTGCCAGAACCCGGAGCTCCTCACGACCATCCTGAAGAACGAGTGGGGATTCAAGGGCAAAGTTCAGTCGGACTGGACGGCCAACCATAGCACCGTCGCGTCCGCGATGGCGGGTCTCGATGAAGAGCAGCCAGGCGATCTCGGTACGGCAGGGGCGGGCTTTGGCATTCAGTCGTATTTCAGCAGCGCGCTCAAGGCCGCGGTCCAGGCCGGCAGCGTCCCGGTTTCGCGTCTGAATGACATGGTCTTTCGCAAGCTTCGCACCATGATCGCGCTTGGCGTCCTGGACAACCCGCCAACCCCCGGCGGCTCGGTCGACCAGACGGCAGGCAATCGCGACGCTTTGGCCGTGGCGCACGAGTCGATAGTTCTGCTGAAGAATGGCTCGGCATCTGGCAGCAATCAGCCGGTCCTTCCGCTCGCTGCTAGCGGCCTGCATTCGATCGTCGTGATTGGAGGACATGCCGATGTCGGCGTGCTGTCCGGAGGCGGGTCGGGAGGCGTGCCCGCGGCAGACGGCAATGCAGTATCGGGATGCCAGTCCGGCAATCCGCTGCTTTCGACGTGTGCGACATGGTATAAGTCCTCGCCGTACAGCGCCATCAAGGCCAAGGCGCCCCAGGCGACGGTGACGTTCTTCGACGGCACGAACGCCGCGGCGGCAGCGAGCGCGGCCGCCAGCGCCGATGTGGCGATCGTGTTCGCCACGCAGTGGGAAAGCGAGGGCACGGACCTGGCGAACTTGTCCTTGCCGGACAACAAGGCGGACCCGAGCAATCAGCTTTACGACCAGAATGCGCTGATCAATGCGGTGGCCGCGAAGGCCAAGCGGATCATCGTCGTGCTGGAAAACGGGAGTCCCATTACGATGCCGTGGCTCGCCAGCGTTCACGGCGTAGTGGAAGCGTGGTACCCGGGTGTGCAAGGCGGGCAGGCGATCGCGGACATTCTGTTCGGCGACGTGAATCCGTCCGCCAAGCTGCCGATCACCTTCCCGCGACAGGAAGCCGATCTGCCGCAGCCGACGATCGACCCCAACAACCTCAACGTCGTCTATAGCGAAGGACTCCTGATGGGATACCGCTGGTTCGATGCGAAAAACATCGATCCGTTGTTCCCCTTCGGCTACGGCCTCTCCTATACGACGTACTCGTACTCGGGGCTCAGGACGCGTACCGATCATGGCGGCAACGTGATTGCCACCTTCACCGTCGCCAACACGGGTTCGCGTGCAGGGGCCGAAGTTGCACAGGTGTATGCGACACTGCCGCCGGGCTTGGGCGAGCCGCCGCAGCGCCTGGTGGGCTGGGCGAAGGTCGCTTTGCGGCCTGGCCAGTCGCAACAGGTGAACGTCGTCATCCCGGCGCGGCGCCTCGCGACATGGAATGTCACGACGCACTCGTGGCAAGTGCATGGCGGAAGCTACGAGATCCGGGCCGCGTCGTCGTCGCGTGACACGAATGCGTTGTCAGAACGCGTGACCGTTGGGGATATGCACTAA
- a CDS encoding aldo/keto reductase — MDYRYLGRSALKVSSLCLGAMMFGGETDEATSRRIIDKAFDQGVNFLDTADVYHAGRSEEIVGRAIAERRDDWIVATKFGYPASATARPNEQGQSRKWICQTVDASLKRLGTDYIDVLYFHRSLVDAPLEEGVRAIGDLIRQGKVRYFGLSNFRAWRIAEIVRLTDQLGIDRPVAIEPVYNMVDRTAEVELMPAAGHYGIGVVPYSPLARGVLTGKYALDGAPPADSRVARGDKRIQQTEWRPESLAIAQKVAAHAAERGTTSIAFAIAWVLRNKLVSSAIAGPRTQAHWDSYMEALSLQLGPEDEKFVDSLVPPGHASTPGYTDPNYPVEGRRVDG, encoded by the coding sequence ATGGACTACCGATATCTGGGGCGCAGCGCCCTCAAGGTTTCGTCCCTCTGCCTGGGTGCAATGATGTTTGGCGGCGAAACGGACGAAGCGACCTCGCGCCGGATTATCGACAAGGCTTTCGACCAGGGTGTCAACTTTCTCGACACCGCCGATGTCTATCACGCAGGCCGGTCTGAAGAAATCGTCGGTCGGGCCATCGCGGAACGACGGGACGACTGGATCGTCGCAACGAAGTTTGGCTATCCCGCGTCGGCGACTGCCCGTCCAAACGAGCAGGGGCAATCACGCAAATGGATTTGCCAGACGGTCGACGCCAGCCTGAAGCGTTTGGGCACTGACTACATCGACGTTCTCTACTTTCACCGCTCCCTTGTCGACGCGCCGCTCGAAGAAGGGGTTCGTGCCATCGGCGACCTCATTCGCCAGGGCAAGGTGCGTTACTTCGGCCTTTCCAACTTCCGTGCCTGGCGTATTGCGGAGATCGTGCGCCTGACCGATCAACTCGGCATTGATCGTCCCGTTGCAATCGAACCGGTTTACAACATGGTCGACCGCACGGCCGAAGTCGAACTGATGCCTGCCGCTGGGCACTATGGCATTGGCGTCGTACCTTACAGCCCGCTCGCGCGAGGTGTATTGACCGGCAAATACGCACTCGACGGCGCACCACCTGCCGACTCCCGTGTTGCGCGCGGTGACAAACGTATCCAGCAGACTGAGTGGCGTCCGGAATCCCTCGCCATCGCACAGAAAGTCGCGGCGCATGCCGCCGAGCGCGGCACCACCTCGATTGCGTTTGCGATCGCATGGGTGCTCAGGAACAAGCTCGTGAGTTCCGCCATCGCGGGGCCACGCACGCAAGCGCATTGGGACAGTTACATGGAGGCGCTGTCGTTGCAACTGGGACCGGAAGACGAAAAGTTCGTCGACAGTCTCGTTCCGCCTGGCCATGCATCGACGCCGGGTTATACGGATCCGAACTATCCCGTCGAAGGCCGACGCGTAGACGGTTGA
- a CDS encoding sigma-54-dependent transcriptional regulator has protein sequence MSTFPFVPLSGGKASDDVFIGEAPAFRQLVRMIDRVAPTDHALLIIGPTGSGKELVARRVHTRSLRHDQPFVDVNCGAIPEHLVEAELFGHVKGAFTGAGETRPGLLQQVGKGTLLLDEIGELPLALQPKLLRALETRTFRPVGGSSSLRFEGRVVASTHRDLRELAHQGLFREDLFYRLAVFVLAVPGLDQRVEDIPALVAHFASQQDRRIEFSPAALRRLGRHAWPGHIRQLRNLISQLSVLAEKPLIDEDTLEPFLLSETAGSVSRAALADMLLQLEGRDKLAAAEDLLIDRALERTAGNKSAAASLLGVGRKTVERRLKSREEHHREAHKSLEHAGALIEASRFAEAIPHLRRCLDVLQTSRDEATVRRAQFDAYRLLGMSLRSVHGWLYAEATACYAAALEIGEGICEPGEIAAIQFGVWTTQLTTLQLKQARASAQEMLQRAQNSGDRVSLDEAHVAMTNTLYWLGDSEEALACLARGNLLGVTRDDVRTGSQGIDLASLALTFEGLAAYQIGEFAQARRAMEMLILRAGEPGTHALAHVLNLQGAAWLACLFGDQARRGPLASELESVSIANGFAFYRGMGQIFRGADLSAHGMNAQAEAVMLDGYDNHMVCNGGALFHSFKMWQHGELLLRSGRAEQCEAMLAAAVDETLARQERAHLGELLVTRARAQWALGDLTSAEQGLRTALSTALAFGSVPARVDAARYLADLLRSTGRRAEAIDTLARGLREQTADSTSRIAGAIELLAELRHEASRETSDQGPAAGR, from the coding sequence ATGAGTACTTTTCCCTTCGTTCCGCTTTCCGGAGGTAAGGCCAGCGACGACGTATTCATTGGCGAAGCGCCGGCGTTTCGTCAACTGGTCAGGATGATCGATCGCGTCGCGCCCACCGATCACGCCTTGCTCATCATCGGGCCAACCGGCTCGGGCAAGGAACTGGTCGCGCGCCGCGTGCACACGCGCAGCTTGCGCCACGATCAACCGTTCGTCGACGTCAACTGCGGTGCGATTCCCGAGCATCTCGTCGAGGCGGAACTGTTCGGGCACGTCAAAGGCGCTTTCACCGGCGCCGGCGAGACTCGCCCGGGACTCTTGCAGCAAGTCGGCAAAGGCACGCTGCTGCTCGACGAGATCGGCGAGTTGCCGCTCGCGCTGCAGCCCAAACTTCTGCGCGCACTCGAAACGCGGACGTTCCGTCCGGTCGGCGGCTCGTCGTCCCTGCGTTTCGAGGGGCGCGTGGTCGCCTCGACGCACCGGGATCTGCGCGAACTGGCGCATCAGGGGCTATTTCGCGAGGACCTGTTTTACCGGCTCGCGGTGTTCGTGCTGGCCGTACCCGGACTCGACCAGCGCGTCGAGGACATTCCCGCGCTCGTCGCCCATTTCGCCTCGCAACAAGACCGCCGCATCGAGTTTTCGCCGGCGGCCCTGCGGCGGCTCGGCCGGCATGCCTGGCCGGGCCATATCCGGCAATTGCGCAATCTGATCAGCCAGTTGAGCGTGCTCGCCGAAAAGCCGCTGATCGATGAAGACACGCTAGAGCCGTTTCTCCTCAGCGAAACGGCCGGATCGGTGTCGCGCGCGGCGCTCGCCGACATGCTGCTGCAACTCGAGGGACGCGACAAACTCGCCGCCGCTGAAGACCTCCTCATCGATCGCGCACTGGAACGCACCGCGGGGAACAAGAGCGCCGCGGCCAGCTTGCTCGGTGTCGGGCGCAAGACGGTCGAGCGCCGCCTGAAGTCGCGCGAGGAACACCATCGCGAAGCGCACAAGAGTCTCGAACACGCAGGCGCGCTAATCGAAGCATCGCGCTTCGCCGAGGCAATTCCTCATTTGCGGCGTTGCCTCGACGTGCTGCAGACAAGCCGTGACGAGGCCACCGTACGCCGCGCACAGTTCGACGCCTACCGGCTGCTCGGCATGAGCCTGCGCAGCGTGCACGGCTGGCTGTACGCAGAAGCGACGGCCTGCTACGCAGCGGCGCTCGAGATCGGAGAAGGGATCTGCGAGCCCGGCGAAATTGCGGCGATCCAGTTCGGCGTCTGGACCACCCAGTTGACGACGCTCCAGCTCAAGCAGGCGCGCGCGAGCGCACAGGAGATGCTGCAGCGCGCCCAGAACAGCGGGGACCGCGTGTCGCTCGACGAAGCGCACGTCGCCATGACCAACACCCTCTACTGGCTCGGCGACAGCGAAGAAGCACTTGCCTGCCTCGCGCGGGGCAATCTGCTCGGCGTGACGAGAGACGATGTGCGCACGGGCTCGCAGGGCATCGATCTGGCGAGCCTCGCGTTGACATTCGAGGGGCTGGCCGCCTATCAGATCGGCGAGTTCGCGCAGGCCCGGCGCGCGATGGAAATGCTGATCCTGCGCGCGGGCGAGCCGGGTACGCACGCTTTGGCGCACGTCCTCAACCTGCAGGGCGCGGCGTGGCTGGCTTGCCTTTTCGGCGATCAGGCGCGGCGCGGGCCGCTCGCGAGTGAACTCGAATCGGTGTCGATCGCCAACGGCTTCGCTTTCTATCGCGGCATGGGCCAGATATTCCGCGGCGCCGATCTCAGCGCGCATGGCATGAACGCGCAAGCCGAAGCCGTCATGCTCGACGGTTACGACAACCACATGGTCTGCAACGGCGGCGCGCTATTCCATTCCTTCAAGATGTGGCAGCACGGCGAACTGCTGCTGCGATCCGGCCGCGCGGAGCAATGCGAAGCGATGCTGGCCGCTGCCGTCGACGAAACCCTCGCGCGCCAGGAGCGCGCCCATCTTGGCGAACTGCTGGTCACGCGCGCGCGGGCGCAGTGGGCGCTCGGCGATCTGACGTCGGCCGAGCAGGGATTGCGCACCGCCCTTTCGACGGCGCTCGCGTTCGGTTCGGTGCCCGCGCGCGTGGATGCCGCGCGCTACCTCGCGGACCTCTTGCGCTCCACCGGACGCCGCGCCGAAGCGATCGATACGCTCGCTCGCGGGTTGCGGGAGCAAACAGCCGATTCC
- a CDS encoding LysR family transcriptional regulator: protein MPINDFKAIATFAKAVELGSIRKAALAQGVTPQAASQAIAQLEQHLGVRLLHRTTRSLALTEEGQRFLENTQPALAALNRALALARESKDEIAGPLRIVGPKSSFAAILMPLLDEFCREHPGIQPDVQLDDGIGNWVLDRVDVGFRIGVSPGEGVIGRQLFPIQMIVCAAPGYLKAYGAPSTLDELAAHRCSVFRHAATGKVAPWYLSVDGKLEHRQMSPAFATNDAELELQAVLAGQVLGQLASYSAAPYIRTGRLEPVLVQHMSAHIGLHVYYGSRAAQPKRVRAFLDLALARLHDCSDYVLADKELAQFASRTRRSSRAR from the coding sequence ATGCCCATCAACGACTTCAAGGCCATCGCGACGTTTGCCAAAGCCGTGGAACTCGGCAGCATCCGAAAAGCTGCGTTGGCCCAAGGCGTCACGCCCCAGGCGGCCAGCCAGGCCATTGCGCAACTGGAGCAGCATCTTGGAGTGCGCCTGTTGCATCGAACGACGCGCAGCCTCGCCCTTACCGAGGAAGGCCAACGTTTCCTGGAGAACACACAGCCCGCCTTGGCAGCGCTGAACAGGGCTCTAGCCTTGGCGCGAGAGTCCAAGGATGAGATTGCCGGGCCGCTGAGGATCGTTGGACCGAAATCGTCGTTCGCCGCCATCCTCATGCCGCTGCTCGACGAATTCTGCCGGGAGCACCCCGGTATCCAGCCGGATGTCCAGCTCGATGACGGTATCGGCAACTGGGTGCTGGATCGCGTCGATGTCGGCTTCCGGATCGGGGTGTCGCCCGGCGAAGGCGTAATCGGTCGACAACTTTTCCCGATACAGATGATCGTGTGCGCGGCACCCGGGTACCTGAAGGCGTACGGAGCGCCATCGACACTCGATGAGCTGGCTGCGCATCGCTGCAGCGTCTTCCGGCATGCGGCCACCGGCAAGGTGGCGCCGTGGTACCTGAGCGTGGATGGCAAGCTCGAACATCGTCAGATGTCCCCCGCATTCGCGACGAATGACGCGGAACTGGAGTTGCAAGCCGTGCTCGCGGGGCAAGTCCTGGGACAGCTCGCGAGCTACTCGGCGGCGCCCTACATCCGGACGGGACGACTGGAGCCAGTGCTCGTGCAGCATATGAGCGCGCACATCGGCTTGCACGTGTACTACGGAAGTCGAGCCGCTCAGCCCAAGCGAGTACGTGCGTTCCTGGACCTTGCCCTCGCTCGCCTGCACGACTGCAGCGACTATGTGCTCGCTGACAAAGAGCTAGCCCAGTTTGCTTCGCGAACGCGGCGGTCCAGCCGCGCTCGCTAG
- a CDS encoding aldo/keto reductase codes for MHDVTLNNGMKMPIVGYGVFQIADAAQCERCVVDAVQAGYRLIDTAASYKNEEAVGRGLKRSGVPRDQIFVTSKLWVEDAGYERARVAIDKSLKRLDLDYLDLFLIHQPFSDVHGAWRAMEEAYRAGKLRAIGVSNFHPDRLMDITAFNEVKPAVNQIEVNPFHQQAESVDFMRELGVQPEAWAPFAEGRNNLFQNEHLMAMAQRHGKTVGQVVLRWLVQRGIVALAKSVRKERMLENLAVFDFELSEADMQAVAMLETGKSSFFSHRDPAIVKWMSERKLGL; via the coding sequence ATGCACGACGTGACCCTCAACAACGGAATGAAGATGCCGATCGTCGGGTACGGCGTCTTCCAGATCGCCGACGCGGCGCAATGCGAACGCTGTGTCGTGGACGCGGTGCAGGCGGGCTATCGCCTGATCGACACGGCCGCGTCGTACAAGAACGAGGAGGCCGTCGGTCGAGGCCTCAAACGTAGCGGAGTACCGCGTGACCAGATTTTCGTCACCAGCAAGCTGTGGGTTGAGGATGCGGGTTATGAACGGGCTCGCGTGGCCATCGACAAATCGCTGAAGCGACTCGATCTGGATTACCTCGACTTGTTCCTGATCCATCAGCCGTTCTCCGACGTTCATGGGGCGTGGCGAGCGATGGAGGAGGCGTATCGCGCTGGCAAGCTGCGTGCGATCGGCGTGAGCAACTTTCACCCGGATCGCCTCATGGACATCACGGCGTTCAACGAAGTGAAGCCAGCCGTCAACCAGATCGAAGTCAATCCCTTCCATCAGCAGGCTGAAAGCGTCGATTTCATGCGTGAGCTTGGCGTGCAGCCGGAGGCTTGGGCGCCATTTGCCGAAGGACGGAACAACCTGTTTCAGAATGAGCACCTGATGGCCATGGCTCAGCGCCATGGCAAAACCGTAGGACAGGTCGTGCTGCGATGGCTCGTTCAACGCGGCATCGTCGCGCTCGCGAAGTCCGTGCGCAAGGAGCGCATGCTGGAAAACCTGGCTGTCTTCGACTTCGAACTGTCCGAGGCAGACATGCAGGCCGTCGCAATGCTGGAAACGGGGAAAAGCAGCTTCTTCTCGCATCGCGATCCGGCGATCGTGAAGTGGATGAGCGAACGAAAACTCGGCTTGTGA
- a CDS encoding carboxymuconolactone decarboxylase family protein: MESLAHASSVNLLAGMDSVSPALASYTNDVVLGNLWKRPQLCARDRSIVTLSVLIARNQSTELPFYLDLALDSGLEPSEISEIITHLAFYSGWANATAAVKVTNAVFERRGITVTQLPPAAVELLPVDKAAEDQRESTVQQNFGAVSPGVVQFTRDALFNDLWLRPGLAPRDRSLVTVSALVATGQVAQLTYHLNRAMDNGLTRAQAEEVMTQLAFYAGWPNVFTALPVVKDVFEKRPG; encoded by the coding sequence ATGGAAAGTCTGGCTCACGCGTCCTCCGTCAACCTGCTTGCCGGAATGGACAGCGTTTCACCCGCCCTTGCGAGCTATACGAATGATGTGGTGCTGGGCAACCTGTGGAAACGTCCGCAGCTCTGCGCCCGGGATCGCAGCATCGTCACGCTGTCAGTGTTGATTGCTCGCAATCAGAGCACAGAGTTGCCGTTCTATCTCGACCTCGCCCTCGACAGCGGCCTCGAGCCCAGCGAGATTTCGGAGATCATCACGCATCTCGCTTTTTATTCCGGCTGGGCCAATGCGACCGCCGCCGTGAAGGTAACGAACGCCGTTTTCGAGAGACGTGGGATTACCGTGACGCAACTCCCGCCTGCGGCAGTTGAACTTCTGCCTGTCGACAAGGCGGCAGAAGATCAGCGCGAAAGCACAGTGCAGCAAAATTTTGGCGCCGTCTCGCCGGGGGTTGTTCAATTCACCCGGGATGCATTATTCAACGACCTATGGCTGCGACCCGGCCTTGCGCCCCGCGACCGTAGTCTCGTCACGGTCAGCGCATTGGTCGCCACCGGACAGGTCGCGCAACTGACCTACCATCTGAACCGTGCAATGGATAATGGGCTGACCAGGGCACAGGCCGAGGAAGTGATGACGCAACTGGCGTTTTATGCGGGTTGGCCAAATGTGTTTACGGCACTTCCGGTCGTCAAGGATGTATTTGAAAAGCGACCCGGCTAG
- a CDS encoding LysR family transcriptional regulator: protein MRRESYNDLLALIAVARERSFTRAAAQLGVSQSALSHTIRALETRLGMRLLTRTTRSVAPTEAGERLIQAITPRFEEIDSELAAVTEFRDKPAGTIRITATDYATETVLWPRLSPVLHAYPDLKVEIITDYGLSDIVADRYDIGVRHGDQVAKDMIAVRLAPEMRMAIVGAPKYLKTRSIPKKPQDLTAHNCINLRLPTLGGFYAWELKKGRREVQVRVDGQLAFNGTYQMLAAALSGYGLAYVPADLAQPHVAAGRLVTVLEDWCPTFPGLHACYATRREFSRALTVVIDAIRYREGKPRT from the coding sequence ATGCGTCGCGAAAGCTATAACGACCTGCTCGCCCTGATCGCCGTTGCGCGCGAGCGCAGCTTCACGCGTGCCGCCGCGCAACTCGGCGTATCTCAGTCAGCCTTGAGCCATACCATCCGCGCCCTCGAAACGCGGCTCGGAATGCGACTTCTGACCCGAACCACGCGCAGTGTCGCGCCAACGGAGGCAGGCGAGCGCCTCATTCAGGCCATCACCCCCCGTTTTGAAGAGATCGATTCCGAACTGGCGGCCGTGACGGAGTTTCGGGACAAACCTGCCGGCACGATCCGCATCACCGCTACCGATTACGCGACCGAGACGGTCCTGTGGCCCAGGTTGTCCCCGGTGCTGCATGCGTATCCCGATCTCAAGGTGGAGATCATCACCGACTATGGCCTCTCGGACATCGTGGCCGATCGGTACGACATCGGCGTTCGCCACGGCGATCAGGTAGCGAAGGACATGATCGCGGTCCGCCTCGCGCCCGAAATGCGCATGGCAATCGTCGGCGCGCCGAAGTACCTGAAAACGCGTTCGATTCCAAAGAAGCCCCAGGATTTGACCGCGCACAACTGCATCAATCTGCGTTTGCCGACGCTGGGCGGCTTTTACGCATGGGAGTTAAAGAAAGGCCGTCGCGAAGTGCAGGTGCGCGTCGACGGCCAACTCGCTTTCAACGGGACCTACCAAATGCTGGCTGCCGCGTTGTCGGGATATGGCCTGGCTTACGTTCCGGCAGACCTCGCGCAGCCTCATGTCGCAGCAGGTCGCCTTGTGACGGTTCTGGAAGACTGGTGTCCCACCTTTCCAGGGCTGCACGCCTGCTATGCGACCCGACGTGAGTTCTCGCGAGCGCTGACCGTGGTCATCGATGCGATCCGCTATCGTGAAGGAAAGCCCAGGACCTGA